A genomic stretch from Pseudomonadota bacterium includes:
- a CDS encoding GMC family oxidoreductase gives MAGSPTYPTREAVDFVVIGSGAAGGVMARELSVAGFNVVVLEQGPYRRAHDFTHDEIGVVFQGELSLDPAEHPQTFRARPEQNAEVPPQGAGLPPAWYAAGVGGSSVHFTGNYWRFRPVDFKERSLLGEIEGTTFADWPLTYEELEPYYTRVDWEIGVSGAPGPFDPPRSRPYPVPPLPLKSSGAILERGAKALGLHPQVAPMAILSKPHNGRPACIHCGFCLGFGCEMNAKSSTLAAMIPQAEATGRCEIRTGCTVMRLEHDERGRIRDVVYLDENGVEQAQRTRAAVLSANGAESARLLLLSQSAQHPDGMANGSGMVGKNLMFNAHSATHAWFEEPLNEFKSVQCTRIVHDFYETDPKRGFYGGGGIDARPLVNSWPILFAMGGIAPGLPTWGAEYKRLLERYFTRNMSVLGNCTSLAMERNSISLDPELKDVFGRPAVRVTYEDHPDDLATARFMQDQSVAILEAAGAQRLWRDEVRPSTGGPHLLGTCRMGDDPDRSVVDRYHRAHEVNNLFVVDGSNFVTSGRGQPTMTIQALAFRAAEHMTKAARAGEI, from the coding sequence ATGGCCGGTAGTCCCACCTATCCGACCCGCGAGGCTGTGGACTTCGTCGTAATCGGCTCCGGCGCTGCCGGCGGTGTGATGGCACGAGAGCTTTCCGTGGCCGGCTTCAACGTGGTGGTGCTCGAGCAGGGCCCCTACCGCAGGGCCCATGACTTCACGCACGACGAGATCGGGGTGGTGTTCCAAGGAGAACTGTCGCTCGACCCGGCGGAGCACCCGCAGACTTTCCGCGCCCGTCCGGAGCAGAATGCCGAAGTGCCACCGCAAGGCGCCGGCTTGCCTCCGGCTTGGTACGCCGCCGGAGTCGGCGGCTCCAGCGTGCACTTCACGGGCAACTACTGGCGTTTCCGCCCGGTCGACTTCAAGGAAAGGTCACTGCTCGGCGAGATCGAAGGCACCACCTTCGCCGACTGGCCCCTCACCTACGAGGAGCTCGAACCGTACTACACGCGCGTGGATTGGGAGATCGGTGTGTCCGGCGCGCCGGGGCCCTTCGACCCGCCACGCTCCCGGCCGTACCCCGTGCCGCCCCTGCCGCTCAAATCCTCGGGCGCCATCCTGGAACGCGGCGCGAAGGCCTTGGGCCTGCATCCTCAGGTTGCTCCCATGGCCATCCTCTCCAAGCCTCACAACGGCCGACCCGCCTGCATTCACTGCGGCTTCTGTCTGGGCTTTGGCTGCGAGATGAACGCCAAGTCCTCCACCCTAGCCGCCATGATTCCCCAAGCGGAGGCCACGGGCCGCTGCGAGATCCGCACGGGCTGCACCGTGATGCGCCTGGAGCACGACGAGCGCGGGCGCATCCGCGATGTGGTGTACCTGGACGAGAACGGCGTCGAGCAAGCCCAGCGCACGCGCGCCGCGGTGCTGAGCGCCAACGGCGCCGAGTCCGCTCGCCTACTCCTACTCTCGCAGAGCGCCCAGCACCCCGACGGCATGGCCAACGGCAGCGGCATGGTCGGTAAGAACCTGATGTTCAACGCCCACTCCGCCACCCACGCCTGGTTCGAGGAGCCACTCAACGAGTTCAAAAGTGTTCAGTGCACGCGCATCGTTCACGACTTCTACGAGACGGACCCCAAGCGCGGCTTCTACGGCGGCGGCGGCATCGACGCTCGCCCTCTCGTAAACTCCTGGCCTATCCTCTTCGCCATGGGCGGCATCGCTCCGGGCCTGCCCACCTGGGGGGCCGAGTACAAGCGTCTGCTGGAGCGCTACTTCACCCGCAACATGAGCGTGCTTGGCAACTGCACCTCGCTGGCAATGGAGCGCAACAGCATCAGTCTCGACCCAGAGCTAAAGGACGTCTTCGGCCGCCCCGCGGTGCGCGTCACCTACGAGGATCACCCGGACGATCTGGCCACCGCACGCTTCATGCAGGACCAGTCCGTTGCCATCCTGGAAGCAGCCGGAGCGCAGCGCCTGTGGCGCGACGAGGTACGCCCTTCCACGGGCGGCCCGCACCTGCTCGGCACCTGCCGCATGGGCGACGACCCTGACCGCTCCGTGGTCGACCGCTACCACCGCGCCCACGAGGTGAACAACCTCTTCGTAGTCGACGGCAGCAACTTCGTCACCTCAGGCCGCGGGCAACCGACCATGACCATTCAGGCGCTCGCCTTCCGCGCTGCCGAACACATGACCAAGGCCGCGCGCGCCGGGGAGATCTAG
- a CDS encoding gluconate 2-dehydrogenase subunit 3 family protein encodes MQTDQSRRRFLHTGTGAVSASWLAAQWPLALKAAEQAAAARDSQRPFQHLGTAEAKDFEAIAARIVPTTDTPGAREIGVIYYIDTAIGGWMEGVEQMLRPALADLNATVTERYGAQHFHLLDGEAQDALLGEIEAGPLFQTLRFMTLCGCFALPSYGGNRNRLGWALIGFDHRHVWFPPFGHYDAGHHEARAAAPAPRQHSEPQRHGR; translated from the coding sequence ATGCAAACGGACCAGTCCCGGCGTCGCTTCCTGCACACCGGCACCGGCGCGGTCAGCGCGAGCTGGCTTGCCGCCCAGTGGCCCCTCGCGCTAAAGGCCGCCGAGCAGGCGGCGGCGGCTCGGGATTCGCAAAGGCCCTTCCAACACCTCGGCACCGCGGAGGCCAAGGACTTCGAGGCCATCGCCGCCCGCATCGTGCCGACCACGGACACGCCAGGGGCGCGCGAAATCGGCGTCATCTACTACATCGATACCGCCATCGGCGGCTGGATGGAAGGCGTCGAGCAGATGCTCAGGCCAGCGCTAGCAGACCTCAACGCCACGGTGACTGAACGCTACGGCGCCCAGCACTTTCACCTTCTGGATGGCGAGGCGCAGGACGCGCTGCTCGGCGAGATCGAAGCGGGTCCTCTCTTCCAGACACTTCGCTTCATGACCCTGTGCGGCTGCTTCGCCCTGCCGAGTTACGGCGGCAACCGCAACCGCCTTGGCTGGGCACTGATCGGCTTCGATCATCGCCACGTCTGGTTCCCGCCCTTCGGTCACTACGATGCTGGCCACCACGAGGCCAGGGCCGCCGCGCCCGCGCCGAGGCAGCACAGCGAGCCTCAACGCCATGGCCGGTAG
- a CDS encoding sigma-70 family RNA polymerase sigma factor, with product MEQPEAQLARRAAEGDEHAFRMLVNGHAPRVYQVCLRITGDAHRAEDAMQEAFLSAHKALGAFEERSRFSTWLHRIAVNAALQLVRRERTWDERRAQPIPVADSVALDPLDTVAAEGVADPEREAASELAGEATARALHQLSGLERLAFVLRHFEQMAVREVAEQLAVSESSVKQAVLRAVRKLRVSLADHQELASHA from the coding sequence ATGGAACAGCCAGAAGCCCAACTTGCCCGCCGTGCCGCTGAGGGCGACGAGCATGCCTTCCGCATGCTGGTGAATGGGCACGCTCCGCGCGTCTACCAGGTGTGCCTTCGCATCACGGGCGACGCACACCGGGCGGAGGACGCCATGCAAGAGGCGTTTTTGAGTGCACACAAGGCCTTAGGCGCCTTCGAGGAGCGCAGCCGCTTCTCCACCTGGCTGCATCGGATTGCCGTCAACGCGGCGCTCCAACTGGTGCGGCGCGAGCGCACGTGGGACGAGCGGCGCGCGCAACCGATACCGGTGGCCGACAGCGTAGCGCTCGACCCCTTGGACACGGTGGCGGCTGAGGGGGTGGCGGACCCTGAGCGTGAGGCGGCGAGCGAGCTCGCCGGTGAGGCGACGGCGCGGGCCCTGCACCAGCTCTCTGGCCTGGAACGCCTCGCCTTCGTGCTTCGCCACTTCGAGCAGATGGCCGTGCGCGAGGTGGCTGAACAGCTGGCTGTCAGCGAGAGCTCGGTCAAGCAAGCGGTGTTGCGCGCAGTGCGTAAGCTCCGCGTCTCGCTCGCGGACCACCAGGAGTTGGCGAGCCATGCCTGA